From the genome of Nasonia vitripennis strain AsymCx chromosome 1, Nvit_psr_1.1, whole genome shotgun sequence, one region includes:
- the LOC116416365 gene encoding uncharacterized protein LOC116416365 has translation MIYSHNLAYTFFTSTVKNLKIADCKLLGYQWDGSYKNALEISHEIQKSNQCSNCLEMGINAVNHQTQIRRYLVITSASTPYCQLTNDDESLITKAIDKLKSDTALFPQLPSNPLKNIFSSEWLNFGK, from the exons ATGATCTATAGTCATAATTTAGCTTATACGTTTTTTACATCGACAgtaaaaaacttgaaaataGCTGATTGTAAATTATTGGGCTATCAGTGGGATGGAAGCTACAAAAATGCATTAGAAATTTCAcacgaaattcaaaaaagtaaCCAGTGTTCAAATTGCTTAGAGATGGGTATTAATGCTGTAAATCATCAAACTCAGATAAGACGATATTTAGTTATTACTTCAGCATCAACACCGTACTGCC aaCTGACAAATGATGATGAATCTTTGATTACAAAAGCAATAGAT AAGCTGAAATCAGATACCGCACTATTTCCTCAGCTGCCATCAAATCCgttaaaaaatatcttttcTTCAGAGTGGCTTAActttggaaaataa
- the LOC100679609 gene encoding pancreatic lipase-related protein 2-like, with product MKALFASLLTILFCHVSAEEPVNLTCTELNNTFFGSAFYVFSSTPTYNGSDYYLQSKNNEEGVKVGVNNWSALNSKGFDPSRKTVFIIHGYIAHRKKPYIIEMTKQLLDTNNINLIVIDWSKGSKTWNYINAVQTTYHVAQDLVKFLQTMKEEVAKLNKPASEEWKNLYLIGHSLGAHISGQTGYLLKQRDQSFKVERITGLDPAQPCFISVEQNARLDKSDADFVDIIHTQTGHGNGINAFGLENPVGHIDFYVNGGVMQPECEAKSIFYTEINKMICSHNLANYFYAETAGYSKSKYCKFVGRSWDGSYSDAVRILDDVEKGSSCSNCPEMGLNAINYKKNTGKYLVITSTKKPYCQLKTDDKDKLIKGFGRLNTTTVLFPASTFDPETMFEDWLS from the exons ATGAAAGCGTTGTTCGCATCTCTCTTGACTATACTGTTTTGCCACGTATCTGCTGAAGAGCCCGTTAATTTGACGTGTACGGAattaaataatacatttttcggTTCGGCTTTCTACGTTTTCTCTTCAACACCAACTTACAATGGATCAGACTATTACCttcaaagtaaaaataatgagGAAGGTGTGAAAGTTGGCGTGAATAATTGGTCAGCACTTAATAGTAAAGGCTTTGATCCTTCCCGTAAAACTGTTTTCATTATTCACGGATACATAGCTCATCGTAAAAAACCGTACATCATTGAAATGACAAAACAACTTCTTGATACT AACAATATTAACCTTATTGTGATAGATTGGAGTAAAGGTAGTAAAACTTGGAACTACATTAACGCAGTTCAAACTACTTACCACGTTGCTCAAGATCTAGTCAA GTTTTTGCAAACAATGAAGGAAGAAGTAGCTAAGTTAAACAAACCTGCAAGCGAAGAATGGAAAAATTTATACCTCATCGGACACAGTCTTGGAGCACACATTAGTGGTCAAACaggatatttattaaaacaaagaGATCAGTCCTTTAAAGTTGAAAGAATTACTGGATTAGACCCAGCGCAGCCTTGTTTCATAAGCGTTGAACAAAATGCGAGACTGGACAAATCAGACGCAGATTTTGTTGATATTATCCATACTCAGACTGGGCACGGAAATGGAATTAATGCATTTGGTTTAGAAAATCCTGTTG gGCACATTGACTTTTATGTGAACGGGGGTGTCATGCAACCAGAGTGTGAGGCTAAATCAA TCTTTTATACGGAGATAAACAAGATGATTTGCAGTCATAATTTAGCAAATTATTTCTACGCCGAAACCGCTGGTTATTCGAAATCAAAATACTGTAAGTTTGTTGGTCGCAGCTGGGATGGCAGTTACAGTGACGCAGTCCGAATATTGGATGATGTTGAAAAGGGCAGCTCTTGTTCAAATTGTCCAGAAATGGGTTTGAACGCTATAAATTATAAGAAGAATACAGGAAAATACTTAGTAATAACATCTACAAAGAAACCATATTGTC AACTCAAAACAGATGATAAAGATAAATTGATTAAAGGATTTGGG AGATTAAATACAACGACTGTTCTATTCCCTGCTAGTACGTTCGATCCCGAAACTATGTTTGAAGACTGGCTGTCATAA
- the LOC100120396 gene encoding esterase FE4 isoform X1, with the protein MLSRWILSNAFGGCGAKCLLNRTLVVINIKNYSAVVPTVQTKQGLLAGSIRRNIDGGEYFAFTGVPFAEQPIGKLRFKEPQPLKPWQGVKNVTEESNSSAQCDLSANLLEGGDDCLYINIATNSLTGKRPVMVWIHGGAFKRSSNTYKKYSPDYLLKKDVVIVSVNYRLGVLGFLNMEHEECAGNQGLKDQVAALKWVQDNIEAFGGDSKNVTLFGESAGAASIHGLCIAPQAKGLFHKAIAQSGVISNPWAHIQSNKEHGYSLAKELGKDCSKPLEAIEFLRTVSAVKLVETYEIIHKRESSKLLLTLVPTSDVKNSDPILPQSVEEMSKKGIDVPFLVGYNSHEGILSFLGDYSNFIKEIEDDFESIISDYLKISDPKRVANIAKVVREFYFGKDKITDKKINELVQLFGDMLFVNDIHKVVENQMEKTTPTYLYRYSYRSDFPGMKERFNSKIEGTCHSDELGCLFFSELRREKLQEGTRDRITMERMTTMWTNFAKTSDPTPTIDDLITTKWLPVEKDKKNYLEINDNLTSGVNPDDNMRQMWRVLL; encoded by the exons ATGTTAAGCCGTTGGATCCTTTCAAATGCTTTTGGTGGTTGTGGAGCAAAATGTTTACTCAACAGAACACTAGTGGTaatcaatataaaaaattacagcGCGGTCGTACCAACTGTTCAAACAAAACAAGGATTACTAGCAGGTAGTATACGTAGAAATATCGATGGAGGAGAGTATTTTGCATTCACAGGAGTACCTTTTGCCGAACAACCAATCGGGAAATTGAGATTTAAA GAACCTCAACCGCTAAAACCATGGCAAGGTGTAAAAAACGTAACAGAAGAAAGTAATTCGTCAGCACAATGCGACCTTTCTGCAAATTTATTGGAAGGTGGAGATGATTGTTTGTACATAAATATTGCAACAAATTCCTTAACGGGAAAACGTCCGGTCATGGTATGGATTCATGGAGGAGCTTTTAAAAGAAGCTcaaatacatataaaaaatatagccCAGATTATCTTTTGAAAAAGGATGTAGTTATCGTAAGTGTTAATTACAGGCTTGGAGTACTAG GATTCTTAAATATGGAGCATGAAGAATGTGCCGGAAATCAAGGATTAAAAGACCAAGTCGCTGCCTTAAAGTGGGTACAAGACAACATTGAAGCCTTTGGAGGGGATTCTAAAAATGTAACCTTATTTGGGGAAAGTGCTGGTGCAGCGTCAATACATGGACTTTGTATTGCTCCTCAAGCAAAAG GCCTTTTTCATAAAGCTATTGCTCAGAGTGGAGTTATATCTAATCCATGGGCACATATTCAATCCAATAAAGAACATGGTTACTCTTTAGCTAAGGAATTAGGTAAAGATTGTTCCAAGCCTTTGGAAGCAATCGAATTTTTGCGAACTGTTTCAGCAGTCAAATTAGTTGAAACTTACGAAATCATTCATAAAAGG GAATCATCAAAGTTGTTACTTACTTTAGTTCCAACATCGGATGTAAAAAATTCTGATCCAATTTTGCCGCAATCGGTTGAAGAAATGAGTAAAAAAGGTATCGACGTGCCCTTCTTAGTGGGCTACAACAGTCACGAAGGCATTCTATCTTTTCTAGGAgattattcaaatttcatcAAAGAAATCGAAGACGATTTCGAATCAATTATTTCAGATTATCTTAAAATAAGTGATCCAAAAAGAGTGGCCAATATTGCAAAAGTCGTTCGTGAATTTTATTTCGGAAAAGATAAAATAACCGATAAGAAAATCAATGAGCTGGTCCAATTGTTTGGAGACATGCTATTCGTAAATGATATTCACAAAGTTGTAGAAAATCAAATGGAAAAGACAACCCCAACTTATCTGTATAGATACTCTTATCGGTCTGATTTTCCAGGAATGAAGGAACGGTTCAACTCTAAAATAGAAG GCACCTGCCACTCGGACGAACtaggctgcttatttttctcAGAATTGCGAAGAGAAAAACTTCAAGAAGGAACAAGGGACCGTATTACTATGGAACGAATGACAACCATGTGGACTAACTTTGCAAAAACTAG TGATCCAACTCCTACTATTGACGATTTAATAACTACAAAATGGTTACCAGTAGAGAAGgacaagaaaaattatttggaGATTAATGATAATCTTACAAGCGGAGTCAATCCGGATGATAATATGAGGCAGATGTGGAGAGTATTGCTTTGA
- the LOC100120396 gene encoding esterase FE4 isoform X2, with protein sequence MDSAVVPTVQTKQGLLAGSIRRNIDGGEYFAFTGVPFAEQPIGKLRFKEPQPLKPWQGVKNVTEESNSSAQCDLSANLLEGGDDCLYINIATNSLTGKRPVMVWIHGGAFKRSSNTYKKYSPDYLLKKDVVIVSVNYRLGVLGFLNMEHEECAGNQGLKDQVAALKWVQDNIEAFGGDSKNVTLFGESAGAASIHGLCIAPQAKGLFHKAIAQSGVISNPWAHIQSNKEHGYSLAKELGKDCSKPLEAIEFLRTVSAVKLVETYEIIHKRESSKLLLTLVPTSDVKNSDPILPQSVEEMSKKGIDVPFLVGYNSHEGILSFLGDYSNFIKEIEDDFESIISDYLKISDPKRVANIAKVVREFYFGKDKITDKKINELVQLFGDMLFVNDIHKVVENQMEKTTPTYLYRYSYRSDFPGMKERFNSKIEGTCHSDELGCLFFSELRREKLQEGTRDRITMERMTTMWTNFAKTSDPTPTIDDLITTKWLPVEKDKKNYLEINDNLTSGVNPDDNMRQMWRVLL encoded by the exons ATGGACAG cGCGGTCGTACCAACTGTTCAAACAAAACAAGGATTACTAGCAGGTAGTATACGTAGAAATATCGATGGAGGAGAGTATTTTGCATTCACAGGAGTACCTTTTGCCGAACAACCAATCGGGAAATTGAGATTTAAA GAACCTCAACCGCTAAAACCATGGCAAGGTGTAAAAAACGTAACAGAAGAAAGTAATTCGTCAGCACAATGCGACCTTTCTGCAAATTTATTGGAAGGTGGAGATGATTGTTTGTACATAAATATTGCAACAAATTCCTTAACGGGAAAACGTCCGGTCATGGTATGGATTCATGGAGGAGCTTTTAAAAGAAGCTcaaatacatataaaaaatatagccCAGATTATCTTTTGAAAAAGGATGTAGTTATCGTAAGTGTTAATTACAGGCTTGGAGTACTAG GATTCTTAAATATGGAGCATGAAGAATGTGCCGGAAATCAAGGATTAAAAGACCAAGTCGCTGCCTTAAAGTGGGTACAAGACAACATTGAAGCCTTTGGAGGGGATTCTAAAAATGTAACCTTATTTGGGGAAAGTGCTGGTGCAGCGTCAATACATGGACTTTGTATTGCTCCTCAAGCAAAAG GCCTTTTTCATAAAGCTATTGCTCAGAGTGGAGTTATATCTAATCCATGGGCACATATTCAATCCAATAAAGAACATGGTTACTCTTTAGCTAAGGAATTAGGTAAAGATTGTTCCAAGCCTTTGGAAGCAATCGAATTTTTGCGAACTGTTTCAGCAGTCAAATTAGTTGAAACTTACGAAATCATTCATAAAAGG GAATCATCAAAGTTGTTACTTACTTTAGTTCCAACATCGGATGTAAAAAATTCTGATCCAATTTTGCCGCAATCGGTTGAAGAAATGAGTAAAAAAGGTATCGACGTGCCCTTCTTAGTGGGCTACAACAGTCACGAAGGCATTCTATCTTTTCTAGGAgattattcaaatttcatcAAAGAAATCGAAGACGATTTCGAATCAATTATTTCAGATTATCTTAAAATAAGTGATCCAAAAAGAGTGGCCAATATTGCAAAAGTCGTTCGTGAATTTTATTTCGGAAAAGATAAAATAACCGATAAGAAAATCAATGAGCTGGTCCAATTGTTTGGAGACATGCTATTCGTAAATGATATTCACAAAGTTGTAGAAAATCAAATGGAAAAGACAACCCCAACTTATCTGTATAGATACTCTTATCGGTCTGATTTTCCAGGAATGAAGGAACGGTTCAACTCTAAAATAGAAG GCACCTGCCACTCGGACGAACtaggctgcttatttttctcAGAATTGCGAAGAGAAAAACTTCAAGAAGGAACAAGGGACCGTATTACTATGGAACGAATGACAACCATGTGGACTAACTTTGCAAAAACTAG TGATCCAACTCCTACTATTGACGATTTAATAACTACAAAATGGTTACCAGTAGAGAAGgacaagaaaaattatttggaGATTAATGATAATCTTACAAGCGGAGTCAATCCGGATGATAATATGAGGCAGATGTGGAGAGTATTGCTTTGA
- the LOC103318033 gene encoding uncharacterized protein LOC103318033, with amino-acid sequence MMILEPMPRHRESSWTDWMPDFFGDDSPPGPGPLIGPMEFPGIGKKVFIRQNEPLDEDINRVVIHIINREAPPTYGPPVSHQSHPPQQYNQLPYYTEDPMKQHDSNYMSPGKSSVIQQDEYPSKMTSSDPWKLSGTAPDKEIKDRKTGYLTHDRLLEVPNDPRYSVMLLKQSGSNTPNVVWSRPPDHRGNYYGRSLDSTESKDPATFPSTNNSSSASDKQSNLPQSKASGKVLEQQHNTLRRYGYQNNNRSPQYEIPRFKQPLNHLDEITLVNKAELNRRRGGGFTPFFDGSPIRTPRHHQYSGTKHFARSLPPPIRQKLPAAASGGLQVIPAPNLQRGPLDSDNSTDAKPSKNSTGEEVMHNIMSMTASQSWKNATSRSPKMIGEKKAIETEEKKTTTSKPEAVAVIERRIDEEPTIEEETKEEQAPTESVPIVSSTGEPVVANKTDKAEAKMKEAVQKMMGSFSLWRHKVVSTKFLKELEEKQKHKKPKGSKQSETDAKSR; translated from the exons ATGATGATTTTGGAGCCAATGCCAAGACATCGCGAGAGTAGCTGGACCGACTGGATGCCAGATTTCTTCGGCGACGACTCACCCCCTGGACCTGGTCCACTCATAGGACCCATGGAATTCCCTGGCATTGGGAAGAAGGTGTTCATCAGGCAGAATGAACCGCTTGACGAAGACATAAATCGAGTGGTCATTCATATTATCAATAGAGAAGCGCCTCCCACCTATGGTCCCCCGGTCAGTCATCAGTCGCATCCACCTCAACAGTACAATCAACTGCCCTATTATACGGAGGATCCCATGAAACAACACGATAG CAACTATATGAGTCCTGGGAAATCATCTGTGATCCAGCAGGATGAATATCCTTCTAAGATGACCAGTAGTGATCCATGGAAGCTTTCTGGAACTGCGCCGGACAAAGAAATCAAAGACAGAAAAACAGGTTACCTAACTCACGACAGATTACTCGAAGTTCCAAATGATCCTCGATACTCCGTCATGCTTTTGAAACAATCTGGATCCAATACACCTAATGTAGTTTGG AGTCGACCCCCGGATCATCGTGGTAACTACTATGGGCGCAGTCTTGACTCCACCGAATCGAAGGATCCTGCCACCTTCCCATCGACGAATAACAGCTCTTCCGCGAGCGATAAGCAATCCAACCTACCGCAATCTAAAGCTTCGGGCAAAGTTCTGGAACAACAGCACAATACGCTCCGCAGATACGGCTACCAGAACAACAACCGCAGTCCGCAGTATGAAATCCCGCGCTTCAAGCAACCGCTTAATCACCTGGATGAAATTACACTCGTGAACAAGGCCGAACTCAATAGGAGACGCGGTGGTGGTTTCACTCCATTTTTCGACGGTTCACCGATCAGAACACCGAGACATCATCAGTACTCCGGCACGAAGCATTTCGCCAGATCGTTACCACCGCCGATTCGACAAAAGCTTCCAGCGGCCGCCAGTGGGGGTCTACAGGTCATACCGGCGCCAAATCTGCAACGTGGTCCCCTCGACAGCGATAACTCGACGGATGCAAAACCGAGCAAAAACTCCACGGGCGAAGAGGTGATGCACAACATCATGTCGATGACGGCGAGCCAGAGCTGGAAGAACGCCACCTCGCGGAGTCCGAAGATGATCGGGGAGAAGAAAGCCATCGAGACAGAGgagaagaagacgacgacATCCAAACCTGAAGCCGTCGCGGTGATCGAGAGGAGGATCGACGAGGAGCCGACTATCGAGGAGGAAACCAAAGAGGAGCAAGCGCCGACCGAAAGTGTGCCAATCGTCAGCAGCACTGGCGAGCCTGTTGTGGCAAATAAAACCGATAAGGCCGAGGCCAAGATGAAGGAGGCCGTGCAGAAAATGATGGGCTCGTTCAGCCTGTGGCGGCACAAGGTGGTCAGCACGAAGTTCCTCAAAGAGTTGGAGGAGAAGCAGAAGCACAAGAAGCCGAAAGGCAGTAAACAGAGCGAGACCGATGCGAAGAGCCGATAA